Within Hydractinia symbiolongicarpus strain clone_291-10 chromosome 11, HSymV2.1, whole genome shotgun sequence, the genomic segment ACTTCAAACCTGCTGACAATAATAAACATTTGGAAAGACCGTTGCATCAGGACTTTCACTTGTTAGTTAGCATTGGAAATCTATAAGTAGGCAATACTACTTAACTTGGACATAATTTGACTGTTTTGTGAAGCAATAAAATTTAAGTTGTGCAATTTTGCCAGGGCGTTGATAAATTAAAATCTTGCTAAACACAGCTGTGTTATAAACGGTGATAATTCCTTGTGAAACTCAACCCTAGCGGTCCAATTCACCCTGacgatattttttgttatgttgCGTGGTTATAATACTTTTTgattttcatatttatatatCAGGCGTATGCGAAATTTTCAGGTCCCGTACCTCTCAAAGCCTCAGATATTGGCCATTAATCGagactacccctaaaaatctccatGAAATTCTTATAGtcaagaaaatataataactttcttTAGGATCATCCTTCGAACTTTAAAGTTACTAAACAACTTAATTTCATCGTGGGTAATCATTCGGTAAATTTGGATACGTGATCAATCCAATTTTTCGATTTATCGGACCTTATTCGAAAATTGGGTGAAGTCCGAAAAACCCTggactgaatagggttaaacccCAATGCCGATGTAAAATGTTTCGTCGTACTTGGTATTccattttgtatttttcatCCCCTGCAAATATTTTCCTTACACCAAGCTTATTTTGTATATTACGCCCTATCTATTCTTTTCAAATCCATGATATTGCAGTGGGACGAATACTCTTTGTTCTGAATTAAACAGAGTAGATGGTGGATGGATGGAAGAATATTTCTTATAGATTTATCTTCCATTAGCACCACTACTGTTGCGTAAGAtgaattttattaataatacGTGATTGTCGTAAAAGTATAAAGGCACATGCGtcattttgtaatctttataTACTCAAGTATTTTGATATGTAGATTAATTCCAaatcaaacattaaaaaaatcgatTAATCTCTTGCGAGCCCTTGTCATTCTAATGCGTGCTttatttttaccattaaaatgcAACAAACAAACTCGTCCCTAGCGCTTTTTGCCTCTTTTTAGGGCGCTGGGGACGAGTATGCAAAAAAAGACTTGAAAACGAAATAAAGGCCattgtatttttatatattgaCTGTACGTTTTTCCGAGCTTTTCATGTTGTTATCGATAATATTGTTGAAAAGTTGATGGTAAGTCCTCACATTTGAGCCGCAACAGAGCAACTGCACCACAACCACAACTCCACCTACTGAAGCCGCAACTGCGCCACAACCGTAACCGTAACCATAACGCAACTGCACCGGGATAAAAGATGTCATCAGAAGTTCTAATCGTTACAATGATCGGTTGACATTATTATGCATATGACTGATCCCACAACCATTAAGAATCCAACTTCTATCACTAAGCTATCAGTTGTCGCTATGGGAATGACCAGACATACTTTAATTAAAAGACTAAGTAAGACTTCTTTCTTTTCGTTTTGCTGacatatttgttttgttaataGGTGTCTAGACACAATCAAGCTGTAGTCTCGAcatattaaaactttttatcGTACGTGTAAAACGAGCCTTATAATAATGCTTATTTTGAGACTTTACCCTGGAGCGCTAAAGTTCGTATCTCAGAAAATAATAGTAACTTTAATACTTCGTTATAAATACCAGTATTCTTTCCCCATGATAATTTGATCACCgataacaaaattttttctttttcagtgtTAAGTACACTTTAGTTACCTTACTCGTATTAATTTTCTGGATACTAATTATCACACATTCACGCGAAAATTTAATTGcgcagtttaattaaaaaacgcATCGATTTTTTGTCTCAAACCCTGAATTTTGTAATTGTAATtgtaaaacaaataaagtaccgTAAAATTAAGTTACTCTTTGTTTTAACGATTAGATTTTTTGCgcaaaatatacaaataaaatatcCGTATTTCTTAATTTCATTTGAGAGAAAGTACAAAAACACACGAAACGAATGCGATAAACACGATAATATGTATAGTAATATGTAAGTTAAAATACAGTGAATTTTCTATATTTCAAACTAGCAAGGGGCTGAAAGATTTGTTCAAGACAGAAAGAATTCGCGACAGAATGGAGCAGAAGGGAGAGAAAAAGGCAAAATAGTTTGTTGGAAAAAGAGAAATGTTGGAGAAAACGAGAGCTTACTATCTATATCAGTAATATTGTATGATTACTGATACAAGTCTAGATTTGCAGTAACTAAACACGTAAGTAAGTAACAGGAAGCTTAATGTCattggggattccatcctaatggCTGGCTTTTCCTTCCCTCTGACCGTAACTATGGTACATAACCgtcagagatacgtatagcattgctctaacttgctcgCGATTAGCGTTCAGCAGATTGCACCAAATGAACcaaaaacactacatttcaagTGCGCCGATGTGGGGATTCGAACCTGACACCTTGTGATTACAaatcgaatgcgctaccactacaccatctccacAATTCAAGCATTTGCAATAACTAATCAACTACAAATTTGACAAATTGAAACAATGCTTTCGTAGCTAGAAGTGCGAGCCGCGTACTTTCGTGTTGAACAATTCCGGGGTGAACCATTCAAAAATGGACACGCAGATGTACGATGATAAACCTCAGGGACGGCGCCACTAGGGGAGCTGCCCCCTTTTTGctgagtaataattttttttattttctgcccATAAAAAAATTGACGTTATCCAACCAGAGAACCTGCAGGCTATCTCAGTTACAGCGCCATCTGGACCCCAAAGTATAGCCGTTTTGCGTGTTTTAGGACTCTTAAAATGCGTTGGCTTCCAGGACCCCAGTTGTTTCGGCAACTCGCTTCGCTCGTTGGTTGTtactaaaatctcaaaatctcCCACTATGCCTAAGCTCCCCTCCACTTTGGAAATTGTGGCGCCGCCCCTGAACCTTCATCCACACACAAATTATATCTTGGGAAATAGATGGCGATTCTTATAGTCAGGGAAGTTGCAATCAACCTATTATATTTTTCTTACtataaacgtaaacaaatacCCAGGTTGTCTATTTTTTAGTTTCTTTAAACTCGTTTAGAAGGCTTTTGTCTTTATGACAAATTTTCTCGTGATAACGGCTTAGCGCACGATAACCTGGAAACTAGGATATTCTTTACTAAATTAATCTCACGTTATCAACCAAACTTTGTCTGGTCAACCAAGACCAAGGTTATATTATCCAGGTAAACGTAGCTCGAGAGTACAGTCGTtacgttttttaaataaatgtctTCCTCTTGAGGTATTTTAATAGCGATTATCTTGTTCTTTACTGACACTCTGTTTCCAAGCCCGTTCAACCTAGCTTTGTGATTTATGGTATATCTTCATCTTCACCTTCATCGATCGTGAAACATCTTCTTCTGGCAAActagaaaaaagtcattttcttaaaatttcataaaaatgtgtaaagaatCCTTAAAAGGTTGAAGGGGGTACGAAACGAGATGACGCTTTCGCCTGCAGTGACTTACACGTAATTCGATTAATAAAATTATTCATAAGTTAATTTACGGCTGCTATTTGTAGCAGTAGTacttctttttcaacataatTTATCTCCTTTGTGCCATCTCCATCAGAGAAGAACCAAAATGCTTCATTATGAAATATTGAAATTTCCAAACCTGTTCAACTGTATTAATTTGTGATTCGTTGCAATCACCTGATATAGATGGAACTCTTTGCTAAAACGGCGAGAAAAAAATGTGATTCAGAGCTAAAAGTAATATgtcaaaatatgttaaaaatctAAAGACAATGAAATACGGAGGAGTAAAAAGTGAAGGAAacgatttcataaaaaaaagactttcctCTACTCCAATTTAACACTATTGAAATTAAAGGGGAGACCCTACCCCCGGGCTCCAATGTAAAGGCCTTTCAGTAAGATTACTATAATTGCAAAATTTCCTAAAAAGTCTTTATTTTTATGGAACCGAAGATAAAATAAATGTAGTTTATtatggtttaaaaaaatgtacgtagaattttttttataactacgaaattaagaaaaaatgtaaaaacacaaAGCCGGTTCCAGTCAACCTCGCCCCAAGGGTTTTTGCATTTTTGACATCGAGCGCTAGCGGTCCtggcataggcaacaaacctggggacgagggtagGTTCCAGTAATACCCTTTGTTCAGCACAGTTTCGCCTAAAGTATGCTACCAcgttttttatgataaaaaacatatttggtAACTTCGgaacaaaaaaatactaaaaaaatgtGGTACAATATTTTAGCCTTGGGTGTCAGCAACACCATGATGTAACTCTCTTCAGCAGAGCTTTAATACCTTTGGCACATGAACTAAAGTCGGGGAGAAacgtaaataaacatttttaacaactttcgCACTTTTTACACCTGCCATGTCTACTAACTCACTTGAAGCCTGGTTCACATTATGATTATATTTTCACTACCATACTCAACATTATTTTCAAATTGTTGTTAAAGATGGCAGCGAATGAAATTAGTCAAGAGAAAATAATGGATAAAATGTTCCAAGAAATGAGAGATTATAAGATAATGAGATTAATTTTTTCAACTGTGTTAAAAAAGTGTGTGATTGCGGAATAACACATGGTGTGCCTGCTATGAGAAAAGGACATTTTCCTAATTTTAAACCATTTATAAAAATGACGCGTAGGTTGTTATATTTCTAGAAAGCTAAGATTTTGTTTCAAATAGCTGTGTGAAGCTTCGGCACAGACGCAGAGTAATACTATGCTGACAGCCGATCCCCAATTTCTGCTACAGATGGACAAAACAGCGATTTAGGCTATTTGTAACCTCGcttccagggcattttgcctctTGTTGATAAAGTAAATGTAATCAAAGGTCACAAGACccaggggacgaggttgagctaATATGTACAACGGGCAATTACCTAATAAATAGAAAACCCTGTGGATTCTTGCACGGGCTAACAACCAGTTAATATTACTCTGTAccgtattttgttcaaaatggtcAAAACTTTGTGCCCGAAATATGTGCGAAGGGCGAAAACCTGATGATAGGAATATTGAAAAACGGACGATCTCTTGTTTTTTTTCCACGGtctaaacttgtttttaaaacaatgtttttacttttgcaTAAGAAGCAAAAAGAATTACGATTTTACATAAAACATTCGGTTAATTTATACTTATCATTTCTTAAGATTgcttatataaaattttatgaattCAAGTGTACTGCTACTTACATACACAAAAATTTGTACCTTTTCAATTTATTAGCCTTAACAGACACAGGGACCTAATCTGCGTATCTATTACATAAAATTAAACTTACGTTTTCTGTTCCCCCATTTCCGCGCTTCCGAAACTTCACAACACAGTATACAGAAAAGATAACTACCACAAGACCAATAAAAGATaccaaacatatttttgttATGAAGATTCTCcttcttcctttttcttttagcTTATATTCGTTCTCTTTGTTTGGATAAGCAAGACATGATTCATATTCTAAAGTACCAAACTGTTTCCACGTAAGAGATTCACAGGGATATATGTGATATGTGAAATTTTTCTTGAGACAAACATTGAATTCAGTGATTTGTTTTCTTCCACAACAGTTGAGGTCTTTTTTGTTATTCACACTGATAGTCATGACGAACACTGGATACTTGCAAAACACTTGGATTCTTGTGCCCAAATTAATGGTCACACGTTCCAGATTACTACATGAACAGCTGAGAAGGTTATTGCTCAAAACTATTGATAAATTCTTAGTAACTCTGTCCATAGATGGAAGTTTTCTTATTAAATTGTTATCCAGAAATATTCTTTTCAACTTGGGTAAAACTGTTATTGTTGCTATGGGAACTTCTGTAAATAGATTAGCTGACAAATCAAGCTCCTTTAACTCTGTAAAGTTTTCCAATCTCTCTTTCAGAACGAGGTCATTGTATATATTTTGATTACTCAAATTTAGCTTTAAGATTCGGACAGTATGTTGACTATAGTTTACGTACATGCCATGTCCAACATTTATAAGTAAAGTTACCAATGCTACTACAAGCTTCATTTTTTTTGGTGAgcgattcttttatttttttttcattttatatttacgaAACTTAATGCCGACGAAAAAGGGGGAGATTTAGTTattaatagttttaaaaatagttccaaaataaatttttatcttcttagtttttttaaaaggcgggttgtttttcttttgtttttattctaaaGACATACAAGAATTATCGTATCATTTTGAAATATACTTATATTTCCAAAACATTCACACCAGGTGTTCTTTTATACGTAAATATGGATTTGCTTCTTATCGTTTTTTTCTTCCGTGTGATACATAAATCAAACAGCGAGCTAcatgaaattttttgaaaattttaacgtGTCACCATCACGTATGTTGGATACATAGTTACTATCAACCTTGTCTCCAGGGCTTTGTCTCCCTTCTTTATTATAGACTTGTCTTTTCAACGGTACTTTGTGTCATATCCAAACATCATTGATACTCTACCATCCttgttcttgaaaaaaaatcccCTTTTCGCTGTTCATTTGCATTTCGCATGGCTTCTTTTGACTGGGGTCTTTAAAACAAGTCCTAAGTACGAGGTTTATGTTCGACGTAAAACTACTTTGTTACTTGTGGCATGGTGAGAGTGACGAAAGCAAACTAAATACTCAAGTTgtgctgacgttagcaacaaTACATAAACAAGTGAATTTTCGcagattaattttgttaatccAATATAGaaaatatctctataataaaacgctaattctgtctgtctgtcacttgcaaagtggataaaatttctttgataaagtctataaaacatcgcctataaatttgttctgtacattaccaaactttggcgttaagcaatattgacgtcaaagaagAGTATATTAatattagtgaagccattgcattgcacttttaaatttaaggctaaataacttggaaacgggtgaaaATAATTggcgtcatctcctgcgtgggtaactagggactacctgagacctatttgggtaagttttccaaacctgggtccccaaatccgtttcggaatgcacgggttgatgacgtcatcaaaaaacattcaaaccctaatatctttgcaacaggcatacaaatttctgaaaaaaaaatttttgtgttctgacaggtctctgctgacgtcagcaaactttaaatgacggttgtttttctctgttatcctgcctaagtggatttttccacgggcctaatcgactagtctatattataatacagtagactcccggttattcgaagcctaaagggggataagaatttacttcgaataaccgggagttcgaataactgaaaaattcgttttcccgccagattttcaacttaaccttaatgggatggacttttcttaagtaattgaggcattgtggttcagttgagcgtgtaaacacaaagaatttttactttttgaaggaagaataaatttgaacaaattgttaacaggttttaaaatatgaaagttataaagaaaatgtatctagtaaatacaaggagttcaactcttaaaaaaatctttaatgctacattgttttttactatCGATGTAGTGTTTTTGACATGTACGTGTTATCATGTTTAACTGCTTTCTGATTTCAAGACCATTCTCGTCAAACAAAGACCATCTTTCCAACAATTCTAAGGCCTCTTCCAACTCTGACTGCTTTGGCTTCTTCGGGGGGATGTCATGTGcctcaatttcatcatcatcgtcatcttcGAGATTCGGCGCGTTTTGATCTTTGTCCTCATTAAGTACGATTTCCACGATTTCCTCATCAGTCAATTCAATTGATTTACTCGTGCATACCTCAAAATCAATATCCACAAAATCATCTGCGTTAAAGATGTCGCCGTcaacttctctttttttttatcaagtaTTATGAGAGTAACTCAACCGTTATGGGATATCATGAGTATCAAAAGAAATGGAACGCTGTTATTGGTGAAGTCCTAGAAGCTAAAATGGAACCAACAAACGACATAGACAAATATGCAGTGGCGGTCTGCAAAAAAGGAGATATTGTTGGTCATTTGCCTAAaggaaaaacaggaaaatttgccaaaacgatattttactttctgaagtCAGAGATGTTGTGTACTTGCAAAGTAAAAGTGACAGGGaaaagaactaactttggagatgATAAGGGATTGAGGATCCCTTGTTTGCTTCAATTCTCTGGATTGAAGGAGAAAAAgaacttttgaagaaattgcttgaagagtgtaaatagccatgaatattgaaacctgattttttgaagaaaaaaagtgttttaatcgcagaaaatcaatgttctcactcgacgatctcccaataagaaaaattcgaataactgagggtgacttagcctataattggccccaaggggaataaaaatcacttcgaataaccgaattattcgaataactgaagatcgaataaccgagagtgtttttgcctgagttgggtaagcagatccaaggggaacgccacctcacttcgaataaccgaattattcgaataagtgcaggttcgaataaccgggagtctactgtacccgtatacgtctgtctgtcacgcaaaatggtagcttagctgcgcaatagcgagaagaacgcaatgcggtataaaaaggacgggcgaacccgtggattttccacgggctaactaCTAGTTCCATTTGTAAAGGCTAACATTGAAATTTTTCACCTTGTCTCACTTGTGGAGGATTGTAGCTGTGAAGTTTCTTAACTCTATTCGGTCCGggttttttcgaacatactatgacctgggaaggggggggggcgaatcaataacttttcatagggttgttcaaattgaatcaaacttggcacacttatggtacgtcataaaaggaacaaaatgcaagcaataaatttttgcttgcgtcagcacattttcagtgacgtcatcagaagctttaaatttgttaataatgccactatctgcttaaaatttaattacttttgttccagcgcaaatttttgcattctgttttaaGTTTCTGaaggctaaataaaagttaattaacaTATTTTTCGGTTTTTACGTGGATCACATAAAAATATGCCAAAAATTGGCCGAAAATCCGGTTTTCCgattttgggtaaaatccgacaaaatcgagAAATCGGAATAATCACGTGTCTAAATTAtccaaaatgattcttcttaataaaataaaaaaaaatgttgcaagtttcaagttctaaagataattctaacaggagttattaaattttccccattataaggatttcatagagattttgaggggtagtttcgagtaatggccaatatcaagacctctgaaaggtatgggacctaaaaatttggtatacaggtgtctaatagataaatatttaaactcagtaagtttcGTAGCCATATAATacagcaataaggagttattgaaaaaaaacccGTCAGGGGGGCGGAATCCACCCCCTCttgaccgaatagggttaaagagaTAAATATTTGGCCAGAAAAATGTTTCGCGAAAATCAATTTAagtaaaattccttttttttcatttataatttcTCGAAACACTGATTTTTACTCATATTACTGCACCAAATGATAGCCTgttgtttcttcttcttcttcaaaaaaaaaattacacacaaaaataatttatggaCTAAAGAACTATACAAATTTGTTTAGTATTTtatatacaaattaaaaaaatagtgttGAAAGACACCAATAAGACGCTTGTTTAACAAAACTCATTTTAACAAGTTTGaaataaacttttcttttttaattggtAAACGTCCAAAGCGAAAaggaaaaatttaagaaaccgtcccaatttttaattattttttgaaaaaagcagtTTGATGAAAAATGGCAATCCAAAATCTATGGAGCACAGTGCTATAATTTACAGCAATGACTTTACGCATGCTGGACACATTCCGACACAGCATTGTCGTGTCAATATCGTTTTTGTTTTATCTAACCAGAGGAATCAATGGAAGCATCTTTTTTTTCGCTGTGACTCGTTCAAACCATTTGACAAGCAACACAATTATCTTCATCTTAATTAAGGTTGCAGATACTCAGAATTCATTGTAAGAAATTTCTGCGACTGCTAACACTCCTATTGCAGAATCTCCACGCTTTCTTCCAGTTCCGATATTtgttctaaaaacaaaaattaaaagtgaAGAAAAAACCCCTAAAAATAGGGTTTTTCAGGTTAGATAGTGTTCAATTTTTCAAGAAATCAGTGAAAAGAAGGAATATGACGAGTTTACCAAGACTTATCTGGCACGTTTAACCGCTTTGAAGGGAAAACTCTTAAACTCTTTACCTTGCCGAAGATTAGCGATGATGCtcattttgttaagaaaatCATCCCTCTCTTTTCTTCCAACGTCCAAGGACTTCATCATGTACAGAAATGAActgaaagtaaaaagaaaaaaatacttaacaTAGAACACTTTCGAGATATGATTGGATAGTctgctaaaaaaattgaaatccaTAGACCGCAATAAAATTATACCTCCGTGGCTGAAATATCGTTACATAAGCACtgataaaacttaaaatatgaaataaatatTCTGTAGATTTCATGTTACCTTGTTAATGGAGGCAGTGCCCTTACTAAACTGATAATAGCGAAATGCGCAGTtgacagaaaaatgaaaaactgcaactaaATATAATGGCTGTAAAtgttaaatatataatttaagatattatttcggtttgtctgttcagtattcatattactgtggaaagtttatcatttcttgaacatagtttagtaggcgacgtttcgggagacccttatcccatcatcgggcaaagtaaaatgatgttgagcatgtatttatataattgcagaagatcgaaattcacaaaaattaaccaattaacctacagaaaagcaaaacaccaaaggacaatttgcaaaaatctgaaagactGTCATTGAAGAATCTAAAGAAGGACAAAGATATCATAATCCTACCGGCAGACAAGGGGAGAACAACGGTTATCTTGAATACACCTGACTACATCGACAAGTGCAACGAACACATCAACAACGGGCCTtacaaacttctcaagaaagaTCCTACAGAAGTCATCAAACGAGAAGGGAGGAACAGGGAAATCATAAACAGGGAAATCTAATTCGACCAATAGTCTCTTGCACtggaacaccgttatacaacctatcaaaatttgttgcttctatCCTCAGCAAATTTACAACAAGCGACCACAGCgaaaactcaaaagaattttcagAATACATCAGAGGaataaagatagcagacgacgaatgcatggtatgtcacatcactctacacaaatgttcccataaaagacaccctaaacatcattaaagaccttatcgaaaacgatgctgcattcggtgaaaagacgaagattccagtaccggattttctgcgtttggtcgaacttgttctaaccaaaacatggtatctgtttaacaaaaacttctacactcaaacagacggagttgccatgggaggccctgcatcatcagtagtcgtagaaatatacatgcaagcacacgagacaacagcattagtcacatcagacagacgtcctaaggtttggaaaagatttgttgacgacgtattcgccataatcaaaagatctcatctagaaaagttccatgaacacatcaacggcctacatcgacaaatcaaattcactgttgagcttgaacacgatggaagtatcgctttcctgtggttccatttcagtttcagtgtatcgtaaaccaacacacactgaccagtaccatcagaaatcttgcaaagaaagtgtcatatcttcattactgaatcgtgccaacagcgtagtcagcgacaaacaggagaggaaagaaaaaattcgacgtgtaagaaatgcattaatcgcaaatggatacagtcataaagtcatcacgcaagtaaaaaataaaatgaagagaagatgcaacggagacaacaaggaaacatcagaggaattcatcgcaccagccctacagaagaagtagttacttacatctaggtccgaaaatgttaattaccgtaattaactgtaattatcagctcgtttctgattggttaatttttgtgaatttcgatcctctgcaattatataaatacatgctcaacatcattttactttgcccgatgataggaaaaggatctcccgaaacgtcgcctactaaactatcatgttcaagaaatgataaactttccacagtaatataatttaaggtttaaattttaatgactttttgtGATGTCTTTATTTAGTCTTTTAACCTTAATATTACTCTTTATTTCTTGTCATTCTTGATGGATTTGTACACATCTAAAGTTCAAGACAAATGAAAATACAAGGCAACATGGTTGATATTTTACTAACGTCAATGTCAAAAAATGCTGCTAAAGTTCAAGACAAATGAAAATACAAGGCAACATGGTTGATATTTTACTAACGTCACTGTCAAAAAAATGCTGCTAAAGTTCAAGACAAATGAAAATACAAGGCAACATGGTTGATATTTTACTAACGTCACTGTCAAAAAATGCTGCTAAAGTTCAAGACAAATGAAAATACAAGGCAACATGGTTGATATTTTACTAACGTCACTGTCAAAAAAATGCTGCTAAAGTTCAAGACAAATGAAAATACAAGGCAACATGGTTGATATTTTACTAACGTCACTGTCAAAAAATGCTGCTAAAGTTCAAGACAAATGAAAATACAAGGCAACATGGTTGATATTTTACTAACGTCACTGTCAAAAAAATGCTGCTAAAGTTCAAGACAAATGAAAATACAAGGCAACATGGTTGATATTTTACTAACGTCACTGTCAAAAAATGCTGCTAAAGTTCAAGACAAATGAAAATACACCCAAAATGAACCCAAGGCAACATGGTTGATATTTTACTAACGTCACTGTCAAAAAATGCTGCTAAAGTTCAAGACAAATGAAAATACAAGGCAACATGGTTGATATTTTACTAACGTCACTGTCAAAAAATGCTGCTAAAGTTCAAGACAAATGAAAATACAAGGCAACATGGTTGATATTTTACTAACGTCACTGTCAAAAAAATGCTGCTAAAGTTCAAGACAAATGAAAATACAAGGCAACATGGTTGATATTTTACTAACGTCACTGTCAAAAAAATGCTGCTAAAGTTCAAGACAAATGAAAATACAAGGCAACATGGTTGATATTTTACTAACGTCACTGTCAAAAAAATGCTGCTAAAGTTCAAGACAAATGAAAATACAAGGCAACATGGTTGATATTTTACTAACGTCACTGTCAGAAAAATGCTGCTAAAGTTCAAGACAAATGAAAATACAAGGCAACATGGTTGATATTTTACTAACGTCACTGTCAAAAAAATGCTGCTAAAGTTCAAGACAAATGAAAATACAAGGCAACATGGTTGATATTTTACTAACGTCACTGTCAAAAAAATGCTGCTAAAGTTCAAGACAAATGAAAATACAAGGCAACATGGTTGATATTTTACTAACGTCACTGTCAAAAAATGCTGCTAAAGTTCAAGACAAATGAAAATACAAGGCAACATGGTTGATATTTTACTAACGTCACTGTCAAAAAAATGCTGCTAAAGTTCAAGACAAATGAAAATACAAGG encodes:
- the LOC130614436 gene encoding uncharacterized protein LOC130614436, whose translation is MKLVVALVTLLINVGHGMYVNYSQHTVRILKLNLSNQNIYNDLVLKERLENFTELKELDLSANLFTEVPIATITVLPKLKRIFLDNNLIRKLPSMDRVTKNLSIVLSNNLLSCSCSNLERVTINLGTRIQVFCKYPVFVMTISVNNKKDLNCCGRKQITEFNVCLKKNFTYHIYPCESLTWKQFGTLEYESCLAYPNKENEYKLKEKGRRRIFITKICLVSFIGLVVVIFSVYCVVKFRKRGNGGTENQRVPSISGDCNESQINTVEQFARRRCFTIDEGEDEDIP